The proteins below come from a single Streptomyces sp. B3I8 genomic window:
- a CDS encoding discoidin domain-containing protein → MPVTPLPPCRPLRRGVSASLSLIVAAAGAIAAVAVSAPDAVAAGVPAPSPVGISGRGATVPFKEQEAEYAATNGTLIGPDRLYGHLPSEASGRQAVTLDATGEYVEFTLTAPANAMTFRYSLPDNSAGTGRDADLDVMVNGSRLKSVPVTSKYGWYYGGYPFNNNPGDTNPHHFYDEARTMFGSTLPAGSKVRLQVSSTSASPSFTIDLADFEQVGDRINKPSGALDVVSDFGADPTGATDSTARIQAAVDAGKAQGRTVYIPQGTFTVRDHIVVDQVTVTGAGPWYSVLTGRDPSDRSKAVGVYGKYAAQGGSRNVVLKNFAIIGDIREREDNDQVNAIGGAMSDSTVDNVWMQHTKCGAWMDGPMGNFTIKNSRILDQTADGVNFHMGVTNSTVTNTFVRNTGDDGLAMWAQDIPNVKNKFTFNTVILPILANNIVTYGGKDITISDNVMSDTLTNGGGLHVANRYPGVNSGQGTAVSGTTTATRNTLIRTGNSDYNWQFGVGAVWFSGLNEPLDATINVTDSEILDSSYAAIMNIEGATRGLHFDHVRIDGAGTYALQIQAPGTASFSDVTATNIGQSNPIHNCVGSGFQITRGSGNSGWYADPPVCTGTWPAPKWTNGGVPGGGTPPDDPPTDPPNDPTVNLAKGRSVSESSHTDVYSASKTVDGDANTYWESANNSFPQSVTVDLEAAKAVKRVVLKLPPASAWATRTQTLSVMGSTDNDSYTTLEPSAGYTFDPSSGNTVTISLPGTATRYLRVLITANTGWPAAQLSEVEAYTG, encoded by the coding sequence ATGCCTGTGACCCCCCTTCCCCCATGCAGACCGCTGCGTCGTGGCGTGTCGGCGTCCCTTTCTCTGATCGTCGCCGCGGCGGGCGCCATCGCCGCCGTCGCGGTGTCCGCCCCCGACGCCGTCGCCGCCGGCGTGCCCGCCCCTTCCCCCGTGGGGATCTCCGGCCGCGGTGCCACCGTCCCGTTCAAGGAGCAGGAGGCCGAGTACGCGGCCACCAACGGCACCCTGATCGGACCGGACCGTCTGTACGGGCACCTTCCGTCGGAGGCCTCCGGTCGTCAGGCGGTCACCCTGGATGCCACGGGCGAGTATGTCGAGTTCACGCTCACCGCACCGGCGAACGCCATGACGTTCCGCTACTCCCTGCCGGACAACTCCGCCGGCACCGGCCGTGACGCCGACCTCGACGTGATGGTGAACGGAAGCCGACTCAAGAGCGTGCCTGTGACCTCCAAGTACGGTTGGTACTACGGCGGTTATCCGTTCAACAACAATCCCGGCGACACCAACCCGCACCACTTCTACGACGAGGCCCGCACCATGTTCGGCTCCACGCTGCCCGCCGGCAGCAAGGTGCGCCTCCAGGTGTCGTCCACCAGTGCCTCACCGTCGTTCACCATCGACCTCGCGGACTTCGAGCAGGTGGGCGACCGGATCAACAAGCCGTCCGGCGCGCTGGACGTCGTCAGCGATTTCGGCGCCGACCCGACCGGAGCCACGGACTCGACGGCCCGGATCCAGGCGGCGGTAGACGCGGGCAAGGCGCAGGGCAGGACGGTCTACATCCCCCAGGGCACCTTCACCGTGCGGGACCACATCGTCGTCGACCAGGTGACGGTGACGGGAGCGGGACCCTGGTACAGCGTGCTGACCGGCCGCGACCCGTCGGACCGCTCCAAGGCCGTCGGCGTGTACGGCAAGTACGCCGCACAGGGCGGCAGCAGGAACGTGGTCCTGAAGAACTTCGCGATCATCGGTGACATCCGCGAACGCGAGGACAACGACCAGGTCAACGCCATCGGCGGCGCGATGTCCGACTCCACCGTGGACAACGTGTGGATGCAGCACACCAAGTGCGGTGCCTGGATGGACGGGCCCATGGGCAACTTCACGATCAAGAACAGCCGCATCCTGGACCAGACCGCGGACGGCGTCAACTTCCACATGGGCGTCACCAACTCCACCGTCACCAACACCTTCGTCCGGAACACCGGGGACGACGGTCTGGCGATGTGGGCGCAGGACATCCCGAACGTGAAGAACAAGTTCACCTTCAACACGGTGATCCTGCCCATCCTCGCCAACAACATCGTCACGTACGGCGGCAAGGACATCACCATTTCCGACAACGTCATGTCGGACACCCTCACCAACGGCGGCGGCCTGCACGTCGCCAACCGGTACCCCGGCGTCAACTCCGGTCAGGGGACCGCCGTGTCCGGCACCACCACGGCCACGCGGAACACCCTGATCCGAACCGGGAACAGTGACTACAACTGGCAGTTCGGGGTGGGGGCGGTGTGGTTCAGCGGGCTCAACGAACCCCTCGACGCCACGATCAACGTCACCGACAGCGAAATACTCGACAGTTCCTACGCCGCGATCATGAACATAGAGGGCGCCACGCGGGGGCTGCACTTCGACCACGTCCGGATCGATGGGGCGGGTACCTACGCCTTGCAGATCCAGGCACCGGGCACGGCGTCGTTCAGCGACGTCACCGCCACCAACATCGGCCAGTCCAACCCGATCCACAACTGCGTCGGCTCCGGATTCCAGATCACGCGGGGCAGCGGCAACAGCGGCTGGTACGCCGACCCGCCGGTCTGCACGGGCACCTGGCCCGCGCCCAAGTGGACCAACGGCGGCGTACCGGGCGGCGGCACCCCGCCCGACGACCCGCCGACCGATCCTCCGAACGACCCCACGGTGAACCTCGCCAAGGGGCGCTCGGTCAGCGAGTCCAGCCACACGGACGTGTACAGCGCGTCCAAGACGGTGGACGGCGACGCCAACACGTACTGGGAGAGTGCGAACAACAGCTTCCCGCAATCCGTGACCGTCGACCTCGAGGCCGCCAAGGCGGTCAAGCGGGTCGTCCTCAAGCTGCCCCCGGCGTCCGCATGGGCCACCCGCACCCAGACGCTCAGCGTCATGGGCAGCACTGACAACGACTCGTACACCACACTCGAGCCGTCGGCGGGTTACACCTTCGACCCGTCGAGCGGGAACACCGTCACGATCTCCCTGCCGGGTACCGCGACCCGCTACCTCCGCGTGCTGATCACGGCCAACACCGGGTGGCCGGCGGCACAGCTGTCCGAGGTCGAGGCTTACACCGGGTAG
- a CDS encoding SDR family NAD(P)-dependent oxidoreductase translates to MDEGRDEVRLDGRVVVVTGAGRGLGREYALLLAARGAQVVVNDVGSATDGHGTSPVPAQAVVQEIRAAGGQALADGHDVATAAGAHALTAAALERFGRLDALVNNAGISILRPLAELTDDECRRVLDTHAGGTLNMLRAVWPHMVAAGYGRIVNTCSDALFGDTGLSAYAAGKGAVLGLTTSAAAEGAAHGIKVNAVVPVAATRMSLEAVRDDARTTALLTDLFPARHVAPVVALLAHEDAPCTGHLLHAAGRRTARIFLGATEGVVWTHDPTPEAVRDGFARISDTGTFRTPASVSESMGFSLARLGAGAAGTPVLDLTTPADRA, encoded by the coding sequence GTGGACGAGGGGCGTGACGAGGTCCGTCTCGACGGTCGCGTGGTCGTGGTGACCGGCGCGGGGAGGGGACTGGGCCGGGAGTACGCGCTGCTCCTCGCGGCGCGCGGCGCGCAGGTCGTGGTCAACGACGTGGGGAGCGCGACCGACGGGCACGGCACGTCACCCGTGCCCGCGCAGGCCGTGGTGCAGGAGATCCGGGCGGCGGGCGGGCAGGCGCTGGCGGACGGGCACGACGTTGCCACCGCGGCCGGCGCGCACGCCCTCACCGCGGCCGCGCTGGAGCGGTTCGGGCGACTGGACGCCCTGGTCAACAACGCGGGCATCTCGATCCTGCGCCCGCTGGCCGAGCTCACCGACGACGAGTGCCGGCGGGTGCTGGACACGCACGCGGGCGGGACGCTGAACATGCTGCGGGCCGTGTGGCCGCACATGGTCGCGGCCGGGTACGGGCGGATCGTCAACACCTGCTCCGACGCCCTGTTCGGCGACACCGGGCTCAGCGCGTACGCCGCGGGCAAGGGCGCCGTGCTCGGCCTGACCACCTCCGCGGCAGCCGAAGGAGCCGCCCACGGCATCAAGGTCAACGCGGTCGTACCCGTCGCCGCGACCCGCATGTCCCTGGAGGCGGTCCGGGACGACGCACGCACGACCGCGCTGCTGACCGACCTGTTCCCCGCCCGGCACGTCGCCCCGGTGGTGGCCCTGCTGGCCCACGAGGACGCCCCCTGCACCGGCCACCTCCTGCACGCGGCCGGCCGCCGCACCGCCCGGATCTTCCTGGGCGCCACCGAAGGCGTCGTGTGGACGCACGACCCCACACCGGAGGCGGTCCGCGACGGCTTCGCGCGGATCAGCGACACCGGGACGTTCCGCACACCGGCGAGCGTCAGCGAGTCCATGGGCTTCTCCCTGGCCCGGCTGGGCGCCGGGGCGGCCGGGACACCCGTCCTCGACCTCACGACCCCGGCCGACCGCGCATGA
- a CDS encoding chitinase: MDRARRPRSVLAALTAALLTVPALTALSSPAGATDADLAVNGGFESGLTGWTCTAGTTVDSPVHGGRSALQAVPAGSDNAQCTQTVTVQPDAQYTLSGYVRGSYVYLGANGTGTTDVSAWAQSAPDWQKLSTTFRTGPATTKVTIYTHGWYGTGAYQADDITLVGPGGSGTGQPPAAPAGLKTTSVTSSSVGLSWSAVTGATNYALYRDGARIHTVTGTSATVSGLAASTAYSFRVTAVNAAGESAKSAAVTATTNAGTGGSPSDLPAHALVGYLHASFANGAGYTRLADVPDSWDVIDLAFGEPTSATSGDIRFNRCPDGGTSRTSEAESGGECPGEESDADFKAAIKAKQAAGKKVLISIGGQNGQVQLTTTAARDAFVSSVSKIIDTWGLDGLDVDFEGHSLSLNANDTDFKNPTTPVVVNLISALKTLKAKYGTKFVLTMAPETFFVQNGYQFYGTGKWGGQDPRCGAYLPVIHALRDDLTLLHVQDYNSGPIMGLDNQYHSMGGADFHIAMTDMLLTGFPVAGDPNNVFPPLRPDQVAIGMPASTNAGNGYVSPAEVTKTLDCLTKKTDCGSYSTHGTWPTLRGLMTWSINWDRFANGEFQKTFDGYFG; encoded by the coding sequence GTGGACCGCGCTCGACGACCCAGATCCGTTCTCGCCGCGCTCACGGCCGCCCTGCTGACCGTGCCCGCACTCACCGCGCTCTCGTCGCCCGCCGGCGCGACGGACGCGGACCTCGCGGTCAACGGGGGCTTCGAGTCCGGCCTGACCGGGTGGACCTGCACGGCCGGCACGACCGTCGACTCACCGGTGCACGGCGGACGTTCCGCGCTGCAGGCCGTCCCGGCCGGCAGCGACAACGCCCAGTGCACCCAGACGGTGACCGTCCAGCCCGACGCCCAGTACACCCTGTCCGGGTACGTCCGCGGCTCCTACGTCTACCTCGGCGCGAACGGCACCGGCACCACCGACGTCTCCGCCTGGGCCCAGTCCGCCCCCGACTGGCAGAAACTGAGCACCACCTTCCGCACCGGCCCCGCCACCACCAAGGTCACGATCTACACCCACGGCTGGTACGGCACCGGCGCCTACCAGGCCGACGACATCACCCTCGTCGGCCCCGGCGGCAGCGGCACCGGCCAGCCCCCCGCCGCCCCGGCCGGCCTCAAGACCACCTCCGTCACCTCGTCCTCCGTCGGCCTGTCCTGGTCGGCGGTGACCGGCGCGACGAACTACGCGCTCTACCGCGACGGGGCCCGGATCCATACCGTGACCGGCACCTCGGCGACCGTGTCCGGCCTCGCGGCCTCGACCGCGTACAGCTTCCGGGTGACCGCGGTCAACGCCGCCGGCGAGTCCGCGAAGTCCGCAGCCGTCACCGCCACCACCAACGCCGGTACCGGCGGCAGCCCGTCCGACCTGCCCGCCCACGCCCTCGTCGGCTACCTGCACGCCAGCTTCGCCAACGGCGCCGGCTACACCCGCCTCGCCGACGTCCCCGACAGCTGGGACGTCATCGACCTGGCCTTCGGCGAGCCCACCTCGGCCACCTCCGGGGACATCCGCTTCAACCGCTGCCCGGATGGGGGCACCTCCCGCACGAGCGAAGCCGAGAGTGGGGGAGAATGCCCCGGCGAGGAGAGCGACGCCGACTTCAAGGCCGCGATCAAGGCCAAGCAGGCCGCCGGCAAGAAGGTGCTGATCTCGATCGGCGGCCAGAACGGCCAGGTCCAGCTGACCACGACGGCCGCCCGGGACGCCTTCGTCTCCTCCGTCTCGAAGATCATCGACACCTGGGGCCTGGACGGTCTGGACGTCGACTTCGAGGGCCACTCCCTGTCGCTGAACGCCAACGACACCGACTTCAAGAACCCCACCACGCCCGTGGTGGTGAACCTGATCTCGGCCCTGAAGACCCTGAAGGCGAAGTACGGGACGAAGTTCGTCCTCACGATGGCCCCGGAGACGTTCTTCGTCCAGAACGGCTACCAGTTCTACGGCACCGGCAAGTGGGGCGGCCAGGACCCGCGCTGCGGTGCCTACCTCCCGGTCATCCACGCCCTGCGCGACGACCTGACCCTGCTGCACGTCCAGGACTACAACTCTGGCCCGATCATGGGCCTGGACAACCAGTACCACTCCATGGGCGGCGCCGACTTCCACATCGCCATGACCGACATGCTGCTCACCGGCTTCCCGGTGGCGGGCGACCCGAACAACGTCTTCCCGCCACTGCGCCCCGACCAGGTCGCGATCGGCATGCCGGCCTCCACGAACGCGGGCAACGGCTACGTCTCCCCGGCCGAGGTCACGAAGACCCTGGACTGCCTGACGAAGAAGACCGACTGCGGCTCGTACTCCACCCATGGGACCTGGCCGACGCTGCGGGGCCTGATGACGTGGTCGATCAACTGGGACCGGTTCGCGAACGGGGAGTTCCAGAAGACCTTCGACGGCTACTTCGGCTGA
- a CDS encoding nucleotidyltransferase domain-containing protein, with protein MMNIADLFDLLDILEAADVAYWVAGGWGVDVLVGRQTRQHRDVDLALDATSETATVDALEAFGYRVETEQRPTRVELAAPGRRWADLHPVVFDAEGVGRQADLDGGFFLYPHDAFTVGTIQGRAVPCLSISKQLDFRSGYTLRDVDHHGIALLESLNPHRSSDG; from the coding sequence ATGATGAACATCGCCGACCTCTTCGACCTGCTCGACATCCTGGAGGCCGCAGACGTCGCGTACTGGGTCGCCGGCGGGTGGGGAGTGGACGTCCTCGTGGGGCGTCAGACACGCCAACACCGGGATGTGGACCTCGCATTGGACGCCACGAGCGAGACTGCGACAGTCGACGCGCTGGAAGCGTTCGGGTACCGGGTGGAGACGGAACAGCGCCCTACGCGTGTGGAACTCGCGGCTCCTGGACGGCGCTGGGCAGATCTGCATCCAGTCGTCTTCGACGCCGAAGGAGTTGGACGGCAGGCCGACCTCGACGGCGGCTTCTTCCTCTATCCGCACGACGCCTTCACCGTCGGGACGATTCAGGGCCGCGCCGTCCCGTGCCTGTCGATCTCGAAACAACTCGACTTCCGCAGCGGATACACGCTCAGGGACGTCGACCATCACGGCATCGCGCTTCTCGAGAGCCTGAACCCCCACCGAAGCAGCGACGGCTGA
- a CDS encoding isocitrate lyase/phosphoenolpyruvate mutase family protein, with amino-acid sequence MTLHTTVERAQRLKQLHARHRPLVLPTVWDVWSARTAVAAGFPALTIGSHPLADSRGADDHEGQTFEEVIAAVAPIIAAVDVPVSVDLEAGYGQKPADLVAGLVEAGGVGLNIEDTVHSDGGRVRSTQEHAAFVAGLRAAADDAGVPLWVNGRTDLFLHAQDASGVLDEAIERLRALEQAGADSVYPVGIQDDDELLAAVTGAVGVPVNSTAHPVKHDLERFRRLGVGRVTYGPLLQFALTDSMRDMLKSWAP; translated from the coding sequence ATGACCCTCCACACCACCGTTGAGCGCGCTCAACGCCTCAAGCAGCTGCACGCCCGGCACCGGCCGCTCGTGCTGCCGACCGTCTGGGACGTCTGGTCCGCGCGCACGGCAGTGGCCGCCGGATTCCCCGCGCTGACCATCGGCAGCCACCCCCTCGCCGACTCCCGCGGCGCCGACGACCACGAGGGGCAGACCTTCGAGGAGGTCATCGCCGCCGTCGCACCGATCATCGCGGCGGTCGACGTCCCGGTGTCGGTGGACCTGGAGGCCGGGTACGGGCAGAAGCCCGCCGACCTCGTCGCCGGGCTCGTCGAGGCCGGCGGGGTGGGCCTCAACATCGAGGACACCGTCCACTCCGACGGCGGCCGCGTGCGCAGCACCCAGGAGCACGCCGCCTTCGTCGCCGGCCTGCGCGCGGCGGCCGACGACGCGGGGGTCCCGCTCTGGGTGAACGGGCGCACCGACCTCTTCCTGCACGCGCAGGACGCCTCCGGTGTCCTCGACGAGGCGATCGAGCGGCTGCGTGCACTGGAACAGGCCGGCGCCGACAGCGTCTACCCGGTGGGCATCCAGGACGACGACGAGCTGCTCGCCGCCGTGACCGGCGCGGTCGGCGTACCCGTGAACTCCACGGCCCACCCCGTCAAGCACGACCTCGAGCGCTTCCGCCGCCTCGGCGTCGGCCGGGTCACCTACGGCCCGCTGCTGCAGTTCGCCCTGACGGACAGCATGAGGGACATGCTCAAGTCCTGGGCGCCCTGA
- a CDS encoding terpene cyclase, with the protein MPQDMTFGLPAATQTGPGLEGARRHHLDWVRRIGLAADERSLAWYVSWDMPRLAALGFPHARGPALDLLADAMGFFFVFDDQFDGPLGRDPAEAARVCQVLIDIAHGAPPPPGADPCTTAFADIRARSTAGAHPAWTARTAHEWEYYFAAQAHEARGRLRGTPADLATYIEVRRGIAATDLPLSLGERAAGLTVPASAFHSPELRLMRRAAIDVTLMCNDVYSLEKEEARGDMDNLVLVLERARHLTRGEALTAARDEVDRRVRRFHRLAAQVPTVGAQLALTEREQADVAAYVRVMAAWMSGYHTWQTGTHRYREAPRVVPPSGPGHLDQLLHTGPHRPPHPEPGTFPPR; encoded by the coding sequence GTGCCCCAGGACATGACCTTCGGCCTCCCCGCCGCCACGCAGACCGGCCCCGGCCTCGAAGGTGCCCGCCGGCACCACCTGGACTGGGTGCGCCGCATCGGCCTGGCCGCCGACGAACGCTCGTTGGCCTGGTACGTCTCCTGGGACATGCCGCGCCTGGCCGCGCTCGGTTTCCCGCACGCCCGGGGCCCGGCCCTGGACCTGCTGGCGGACGCGATGGGCTTCTTCTTCGTCTTCGACGACCAGTTCGACGGCCCCCTCGGCCGTGACCCCGCCGAGGCCGCCCGCGTCTGCCAGGTGCTGATCGACATCGCGCACGGCGCCCCGCCGCCGCCCGGCGCCGACCCCTGCACCACGGCGTTCGCCGACATCCGGGCCCGCAGCACCGCCGGCGCCCACCCGGCCTGGACCGCCCGTACCGCCCACGAGTGGGAGTACTACTTCGCCGCGCAGGCCCACGAGGCGCGAGGCCGCCTGCGCGGCACCCCGGCGGACCTCGCCACCTACATCGAGGTCCGGCGCGGCATCGCCGCCACCGACCTGCCCCTCTCCCTCGGGGAACGCGCGGCCGGTCTCACCGTCCCCGCCTCCGCCTTCCACAGTCCCGAGCTGCGCCTCATGCGTCGGGCCGCCATCGACGTCACCCTGATGTGCAACGACGTGTACTCCCTGGAGAAGGAGGAGGCCCGCGGCGACATGGACAACCTCGTCCTCGTCCTGGAACGGGCCCGCCACCTCACCCGTGGCGAAGCCCTCACCGCGGCCCGCGACGAAGTGGACCGGCGCGTGCGGCGCTTCCACCGCCTGGCCGCACAGGTCCCCACTGTCGGCGCGCAACTCGCCCTCACCGAACGGGAACAGGCCGACGTCGCCGCCTACGTCCGCGTCATGGCCGCCTGGATGAGCGGCTACCACACCTGGCAGACCGGGACCCACCGCTACCGCGAGGCTCCCCGGGTCGTGCCTCCTTCGGGCCCGGGCCACCTCGACCAGCTCCTGCACACCGGCCCCCACCGCCCGCCACACCCCGAACCGGGAACCTTCCCGCCTCGGTGA
- a CDS encoding matrixin family metalloprotease — protein MAQATVTAFPEVAKLPTVDVGDTAKGLDAVQGFLSRFGYLPKSHRTSKVDETTSRALKKYQEFHGIATTGAFDEHTRTLMTQPRCAMADLRDGIEFATTCGWTRRNLTFAFDTGTDDITGSQEFDAVRNAFNSWAGVVGFTFNEVATNQSPDILIGWRPANDPDHSMVGGVLAHSDFPPGCGVVTNGSLPKPVHFDDSENSWSIGSAVGSFDVESVALHELGHILGLGHSSVSGAVMAPSIGPNSTKRTLTQDDIDGVRNLYAPSAWSGWESLGGVITSNIATCVNSDGRMEFFARGTDNAVWHQWQTAPSNGWSGWESLGGVITSDIATCVNSDGRMEFFARGTDGAVWHQWQTAPSNGWSGWESLGGVITSDIATCVNSDGRMEFFARGTDGAVWHQWQTAPSNGWSGWESLGGVITSDIATCVNSDGRMEFFARGTDGAVWHQWQTAPSNGWSGWESLGGVITSNIATCVNSDGRMEFFARGTDGAVWHQWQTAPSNGWSGWESLGGVITSNIATCVNSDGRMEFFARGTDGAVWHQWQTAPSNGWSGWESLGGVITSNISVNVNSDGRMEFFARGTDNAVWHQWRTHA, from the coding sequence ATGGCGCAGGCAACTGTCACTGCCTTTCCCGAGGTTGCGAAACTGCCCACCGTCGACGTCGGGGATACGGCAAAAGGGTTGGACGCAGTACAGGGATTCCTTTCCCGATTCGGCTATCTGCCGAAGAGTCACAGAACGAGCAAGGTCGACGAGACCACCTCTCGTGCGCTGAAGAAGTATCAGGAATTTCACGGTATCGCGACAACTGGCGCGTTCGACGAACACACGCGTACGCTGATGACGCAGCCGCGGTGTGCCATGGCCGATCTGCGTGATGGCATAGAGTTCGCCACCACATGCGGTTGGACCCGTCGGAATCTCACCTTCGCCTTTGACACTGGGACCGACGACATCACAGGATCCCAGGAGTTCGACGCCGTCCGTAACGCCTTCAACTCGTGGGCGGGCGTTGTCGGATTCACCTTCAATGAGGTCGCGACGAATCAGAGCCCTGACATCCTGATCGGATGGCGGCCGGCGAACGACCCTGATCACAGCATGGTCGGCGGTGTTCTCGCGCACTCCGACTTCCCGCCGGGTTGCGGAGTCGTCACAAACGGCAGCCTGCCGAAGCCCGTTCACTTCGATGACTCGGAGAACAGCTGGAGCATCGGATCCGCAGTGGGTTCCTTCGATGTGGAGTCGGTCGCTCTGCATGAACTCGGTCACATACTGGGTCTAGGTCACTCAAGTGTGTCCGGAGCTGTCATGGCGCCATCGATCGGGCCGAACTCAACCAAGAGAACTCTCACTCAGGACGACATCGATGGCGTACGCAACCTGTATGCCCCCAGTGCGTGGTCGGGGTGGGAGTCTCTGGGTGGCGTCATCACCAGTAACATCGCGACCTGTGTGAACTCGGATGGGCGGATGGAGTTCTTCGCTCGCGGCACCGACAACGCCGTCTGGCATCAGTGGCAGACGGCTCCGAGTAATGGCTGGTCGGGGTGGGAGTCTCTGGGTGGCGTCATTACGAGCGACATCGCGACCTGTGTGAACTCGGATGGGCGGATGGAGTTCTTCGCTCGCGGTACGGATGGTGCGGTGTGGCATCAGTGGCAGACGGCTCCGAGTAATGGCTGGTCGGGGTGGGAGTCTCTGGGTGGCGTCATTACGAGCGACATCGCGACCTGTGTGAACTCGGATGGGCGGATGGAGTTCTTCGCTCGCGGTACGGATGGTGCGGTGTGGCATCAGTGGCAGACGGCTCCGAGTAATGGCTGGTCGGGGTGGGAGTCTCTGGGTGGCGTCATTACGAGCGACATCGCGACCTGTGTGAACTCGGATGGGCGGATGGAGTTCTTCGCTCGCGGTACGGATGGTGCGGTGTGGCATCAGTGGCAGACGGCTCCGAGTAATGGCTGGTCGGGGTGGGAGTCTCTGGGTGGCGTCATCACCAGTAACATCGCGACCTGTGTGAACTCGGATGGGCGGATGGAGTTCTTCGCTCGCGGTACGGATGGTGCGGTGTGGCATCAGTGGCAGACGGCTCCGAGTAATGGCTGGTCGGGGTGGGAGTCTCTGGGTGGCGTCATCACCAGTAACATCGCGACCTGTGTGAACTCGGATGGGCGGATGGAGTTCTTCGCTCGCGGTACGGATGGTGCGGTGTGGCATCAGTGGCAGACGGCTCCGAGTAATGGCTGGTCGGGGTGGGAGTCCCTGGGCGGCGTCATCACCAGCAACATCTCCGTCAACGTGAACTCGGACGGGCGGATGGAGTTCTTCGCTCGCGGCACCGACAACGCCGTCTGGCACCAGTGGCGGACACACGCATAG
- a CDS encoding response regulator transcription factor has product MPTVPRSGGCPLIEHVAARPGDRAQRAGQRLALLSAREREVAEAVAEGLSNQQISTRLHLSVGTVKAHLSSALTKLDLNNRVQLALLTHEARP; this is encoded by the coding sequence ATGCCCACGGTGCCCCGCTCCGGCGGATGCCCCCTGATAGAGCACGTGGCGGCCCGGCCGGGCGACCGTGCGCAGCGGGCCGGGCAGCGGCTCGCGCTGCTCAGCGCCCGCGAACGCGAGGTGGCCGAGGCGGTGGCGGAAGGTCTGTCCAACCAGCAGATCAGTACCCGGCTGCACCTTTCCGTCGGCACGGTGAAGGCGCACCTCTCCAGCGCGTTGACCAAGCTGGATCTGAACAACCGGGTGCAGCTCGCCCTCCTCACCCACGAGGCGCGCCCCTGA